The Bernardetia sp. ABR2-2B DNA window ATACAAACTATATTTTTTGATAAAATTTATTAGATAAAACTTACCTAAAATTAATCGGACATTTTACTTCTTCTCTTCCTCTTGCCGAACGTCTCAAGTCATATTTTGGCATATAAACTAAGCTAATCTCATAACTTCCTCCCACTCCAACAAGCGAAGCTAAAGCAAAATCATAACTTACTCCAAATTGCCAGTTTTCTACTTTTACGCCACTCACTAAAGCAAGGGCAGAGGAAGGCAAAAGCTGTGTTCCACTACGAGTAGGCAAACCACGGTACCAAGCTCCTGCATATAGAACATTCCACTCCCAATTCACACCTGTATCCACTTGCAAAAACGGACTTTGATATTGAAAAATTGCAGAAGGAACAAGCGTATGTTCGTCATTCAAAGCAATTCTATAACCTGCCTGTGCCGTAAAACGAACAGGGATTTGGTCACTTATATTAGAAATAGAAATGTCAGGTTGTAAGAGATGGTAGGCTGCCACACCAATCCACATTTTAGGATTATAGACAACAAAACCAGTCCCAAAGTCAGGATAACGAAGCGTGAAATTAGAAAACTCTTCGGCTGTTGCATTTCCACTAAGCATTGCATCTTCGAAGCGCAAACCGTCCATTCCTTGCGTTCGCTGTCCATAACTTGCTTGTGCTGCCATCGAAAGTTGCCAGTCATTTTCAAACTGAACTCTATACGAATAAATGGCAGCTACTTCCAAATTATTTGCATTCAGAGAACTCACTCTGTCTTGCTTTATCCAGCCTCCTAAAGCTCCTCTTCCTGTTCCAAAATTGTAATCAAATGCTCCAAAAAAAGACTGAATACCTCCATTTACACCATACCATTGTTGGCGATACAAAACGGATGCTCTCCAATGTGGAACTGTACCTGTCCAAGCTGGATTGACTGTCATAGGTGCGCTCCAAATCTGTGTAAAACGGCTGTCTTGTGCCGAAACAGAACTAGGAAAAACATAAAAAAGAGAGATTATACTAAAACAAAAAACACAACTTATAGATTTTAACTTATTCATTTCAAAATTTAATTTTATC harbors:
- a CDS encoding PorP/SprF family type IX secretion system membrane protein, with product MNKLKSISCVFCFSIISLFYVFPSSVSAQDSRFTQIWSAPMTVNPAWTGTVPHWRASVLYRQQWYGVNGGIQSFFGAFDYNFGTGRGALGGWIKQDRVSSLNANNLEVAAIYSYRVQFENDWQLSMAAQASYGQRTQGMDGLRFEDAMLSGNATAEEFSNFTLRYPDFGTGFVVYNPKMWIGVAAYHLLQPDISISNISDQIPVRFTAQAGYRIALNDEHTLVPSAIFQYQSPFLQVDTGVNWEWNVLYAGAWYRGLPTRSGTQLLPSSALALVSGVKVENWQFGVSYDFALASLVGVGGSYEISLVYMPKYDLRRSARGREEVKCPINFR